In a genomic window of Quercus lobata isolate SW786 chromosome 4, ValleyOak3.0 Primary Assembly, whole genome shotgun sequence:
- the LOC115987274 gene encoding calmodulin-binding receptor-like cytoplasmic kinase 2 isoform X1: MYGGRNTSSTGSRSVPYSPASVYSDTSTSRSSISSSRSSVASAARSVAGVFVSCFTPPVDTRSSTKSFADSDEFKPAAVDALRASSERKRGSNRGVYASANNSTHEREPGSVKFNIEEIVKATRNFSPSFKIGQGGFGTVFRGRLEDGTFVAVKRAKKSVYDKHLGVEFQSEIRTLAQVEHLNLVKFYGYLEHGDERIVVVEYVPNGTLREHLDCIHGNILDLAARLDIAIDVAHAITYLHMYTDHPIIHRDIKSSNILLTENFRAKVADFGFARLGADSDSGVTHVSTQVKGTAGYLDPEYLRTYQLTEKSDVYSFGVLLVELVTGRRPIEPKRELKERITAKWAMKKFTDGEAITTLDPRLECDAANNLAIEKILELALQCLAPRRQNRPSMRRCAEILWSIRKDYREVSASDVRSLSSHSMRSTSIREQ; the protein is encoded by the exons ATGTACGGTGGCCGGAACACTAGCTCGACGGGCTCAAGGAGCGTTCCCTACTCGCCTGCCTCCGTATACTCCGACACCTCCACCTCCCGTAGTTCCATCTCCAGTTCCAGGAGCTCCGTCGCCTCCGCTGCACGCTCCGTCGCCGGAGTCTTCGTCTCCTGCTTCACTCCTCCGGTGGATACTAGGAGCTCCACTAAGAGCTTCGCTGACTCTGACGAATTCAAACCTG CTGCAGTGGATGCTTTAAGAGCTAGTAGTGAGAGAAAACGTGGTTCTAATCGAGGGGTCTATGCCAGTGCAAATAACTCAACACATGAGCGGGAGCCCGGGAGCGTAAAATTCAACATAGAGGAAATCGTCAAGGCCACGAGGAATTTCTCCCCCTCTTTTAAGATTGGACAAGGCGGGTTTGGGACGGTCTTCAGGGGAAGACTTGAAGATGGAACCTTTGTTGCAGTAAAACGTGCTAAGAAG AGTGTATATGATAAGCATTTGGGAGTGGAATTCCAGAGTGAGATTCGAACACTGGCACAGGTGGAACATTTGAATCTGGTCAAGTTTTATGGATATTTGGAGCACGGAGATGAAAGGATTGTTGTTGTGGAGTATGTTCCCAATGGAACCCTCAGAGAACACTTGGATT GTATTCATGGCAATATTCTGGACCTTGCTGCACGGCTAGATATTGCAATTGATGTGGCCCATGCCATCACGTATCTTCATATGTATACAG ATCACCCTATCATTCATAGAGACATAAAATCTTCCAACATTCTCCTCACGGAAAACTTTAGAGCCAAGGTAGCCGACTTTGGTTTTGCTAGACTGGGAGCTGACAGTGATTCAGGTGTTACCCATGTGTCTACCCAAGTTAAAGGAACTGCGGGCTACTTGGACCCTGAATACCTCAGAACCTATCAACTTACCGAGAAAAGCGATGTGTATTCATTTGGTGTGTTATTGGTTGAACTAGTCACAGGCAGACGTCCAATTGAACCAAAACGAGAACTCAAGGAGCGGATTACGGCAAAAtgg GCCATGAAGAAGTTCACTGATGGAGAAGCTATTACAACATTGGACCCAAGGCTGGAATGTGATGCTGCAAATAACTTAGCCATTGAAAAGATACTAGAACTAGCCTTACAATGTTTGGCTCCACGCAGACAGAATCGGCCTAGCATGAGGAGGTGTGCAGAGATCCTCTGGAGTATCCGTAAGGATTACAGAGAGGTATCAGCTTCAGATGTCCGTTCACTCTCATCCCATTCCATGAGGAGCACTTCAATAAGAGAACAATGA
- the LOC115987274 gene encoding calmodulin-binding receptor-like cytoplasmic kinase 2 isoform X2 gives MYGGRNTSSTGSRSVPYSPASVYSDTSTSRSSISSSRSSVASAARSVAGVFVSCFTPPVDTRSSTKSFADSDEFKPVDALRASSERKRGSNRGVYASANNSTHEREPGSVKFNIEEIVKATRNFSPSFKIGQGGFGTVFRGRLEDGTFVAVKRAKKSVYDKHLGVEFQSEIRTLAQVEHLNLVKFYGYLEHGDERIVVVEYVPNGTLREHLDCIHGNILDLAARLDIAIDVAHAITYLHMYTDHPIIHRDIKSSNILLTENFRAKVADFGFARLGADSDSGVTHVSTQVKGTAGYLDPEYLRTYQLTEKSDVYSFGVLLVELVTGRRPIEPKRELKERITAKWAMKKFTDGEAITTLDPRLECDAANNLAIEKILELALQCLAPRRQNRPSMRRCAEILWSIRKDYREVSASDVRSLSSHSMRSTSIREQ, from the exons ATGTACGGTGGCCGGAACACTAGCTCGACGGGCTCAAGGAGCGTTCCCTACTCGCCTGCCTCCGTATACTCCGACACCTCCACCTCCCGTAGTTCCATCTCCAGTTCCAGGAGCTCCGTCGCCTCCGCTGCACGCTCCGTCGCCGGAGTCTTCGTCTCCTGCTTCACTCCTCCGGTGGATACTAGGAGCTCCACTAAGAGCTTCGCTGACTCTGACGAATTCAAACCTG TGGATGCTTTAAGAGCTAGTAGTGAGAGAAAACGTGGTTCTAATCGAGGGGTCTATGCCAGTGCAAATAACTCAACACATGAGCGGGAGCCCGGGAGCGTAAAATTCAACATAGAGGAAATCGTCAAGGCCACGAGGAATTTCTCCCCCTCTTTTAAGATTGGACAAGGCGGGTTTGGGACGGTCTTCAGGGGAAGACTTGAAGATGGAACCTTTGTTGCAGTAAAACGTGCTAAGAAG AGTGTATATGATAAGCATTTGGGAGTGGAATTCCAGAGTGAGATTCGAACACTGGCACAGGTGGAACATTTGAATCTGGTCAAGTTTTATGGATATTTGGAGCACGGAGATGAAAGGATTGTTGTTGTGGAGTATGTTCCCAATGGAACCCTCAGAGAACACTTGGATT GTATTCATGGCAATATTCTGGACCTTGCTGCACGGCTAGATATTGCAATTGATGTGGCCCATGCCATCACGTATCTTCATATGTATACAG ATCACCCTATCATTCATAGAGACATAAAATCTTCCAACATTCTCCTCACGGAAAACTTTAGAGCCAAGGTAGCCGACTTTGGTTTTGCTAGACTGGGAGCTGACAGTGATTCAGGTGTTACCCATGTGTCTACCCAAGTTAAAGGAACTGCGGGCTACTTGGACCCTGAATACCTCAGAACCTATCAACTTACCGAGAAAAGCGATGTGTATTCATTTGGTGTGTTATTGGTTGAACTAGTCACAGGCAGACGTCCAATTGAACCAAAACGAGAACTCAAGGAGCGGATTACGGCAAAAtgg GCCATGAAGAAGTTCACTGATGGAGAAGCTATTACAACATTGGACCCAAGGCTGGAATGTGATGCTGCAAATAACTTAGCCATTGAAAAGATACTAGAACTAGCCTTACAATGTTTGGCTCCACGCAGACAGAATCGGCCTAGCATGAGGAGGTGTGCAGAGATCCTCTGGAGTATCCGTAAGGATTACAGAGAGGTATCAGCTTCAGATGTCCGTTCACTCTCATCCCATTCCATGAGGAGCACTTCAATAAGAGAACAATGA